A section of the Prevotella melaninogenica genome encodes:
- a CDS encoding replication-associated recombination protein A — translation MEPLAERLRPRTLDDYIGQEHLVGEGAVLRRMIDSGRIASFILWGPPGVGKTTLAQIIANRLETPFYTLSAVTSGVKDVRDVIERAQSGRFFNSASPILFIDEIHRFSKSQQDSLLGAVEKGTVTLIGATTENPSFEVIRPLLSRCQLYTLKSLEKEDLLRLLHRAVTEDVELKKRNIELRETSALLRYSGGDARKLLNILDLIIAAEAGDDVVITDKIVEERLQENPLAYDKDGEMHYDIISAFIKSIRGSDPDAALYWMARMIEGGEDPKFIARRVVISAAEDIGLANPNALLLANAAFDAVTKIGWPEGRIPLAEAVVYLARSKKDNSAYVGINKAIELVRQTGNLPVPLHLRNAPTKLMKDLGYSDGYKYPHDYPGHYVEQQYMPDELVPPPTPPKEGST, via the coding sequence ATGGAACCATTGGCAGAACGATTGCGACCACGCACGCTCGACGATTATATCGGACAGGAACACCTCGTTGGTGAGGGGGCTGTGCTCCGACGTATGATTGACTCGGGGCGTATTGCGTCGTTTATCCTTTGGGGACCACCGGGAGTGGGCAAAACTACGTTAGCACAGATTATCGCTAATCGCTTAGAGACACCATTCTATACGCTTTCTGCTGTGACGAGTGGTGTGAAGGATGTGCGCGACGTTATCGAAAGGGCACAGAGTGGTCGTTTCTTTAATTCTGCTTCACCGATTCTCTTTATCGATGAGATCCATCGTTTCTCAAAGTCGCAGCAAGACTCGCTCTTGGGCGCAGTAGAGAAGGGAACGGTGACGCTTATTGGTGCGACAACAGAGAACCCATCCTTCGAAGTGATTCGTCCGTTGCTCTCTCGTTGTCAGCTCTATACGCTGAAGTCGTTGGAGAAAGAAGATTTGCTGAGGCTGTTGCACCGAGCAGTGACGGAGGATGTGGAACTGAAGAAACGGAATATCGAACTGCGTGAGACGAGTGCTCTCCTGCGGTATAGTGGGGGTGATGCTCGCAAGCTGTTGAATATACTCGACTTAATCATCGCAGCTGAAGCGGGCGATGATGTTGTGATAACCGATAAGATAGTGGAGGAACGACTGCAAGAGAATCCGTTGGCGTATGACAAGGATGGCGAGATGCACTATGATATTATCTCGGCATTTATCAAGTCGATTCGTGGCTCCGACCCTGATGCAGCACTCTACTGGATGGCACGCATGATAGAGGGAGGTGAAGACCCAAAGTTTATTGCGCGTCGTGTCGTAATCAGTGCCGCAGAGGATATCGGACTTGCTAATCCTAACGCCTTATTGTTAGCGAATGCAGCCTTTGACGCTGTGACAAAGATAGGTTGGCCCGAAGGTAGAATCCCATTGGCGGAAGCGGTGGTCTATCTGGCTCGGTCGAAGAAGGATAATTCTGCATACGTAGGCATCAATAAAGCGATAGAGTTAGTGCGACAGACGGGCAACCTCCCTGTTCCCCTTCATCTTCGCAATGCACCAACAAAACTGATGAAGGACCTCGGTTATAGCGATGGATATAAGTATCCACACGATTATCCGGGACATTATGTTGAGCAGCAGTATATGCCAGATGAGTTGGTACCTCCCCCAACCCCTCCAAAGGAGGGGAGCACCTAA